In the Rhodoferax fermentans genome, GAAAACCATCGACTACGTCAAAGGCCGCCCCCTGGCCCCTGGCGCCAATGCCGCGTCACCCGAGGCAGCCGCGCTGGAGTGGGACCAAGCTGTGGCCTTCTGGAAAACCTTGCACTCGGATGCAGAGGCCAAATTCGACACCGTGGTTGAACTCGACGCCACCCAAATCGTGCCGCAAGTGACCTGGGGTACCTCGCCCGAAATGGTCTTGGGTATCGACGCGCGTGTGCCGGACCCCGATCAGGAAAAAGACAGCAACAAGCGTGGCGCCATTGAGCGGGCACTCACCTACATGGGGCTGGAGCCTGGCAAACCCCTGAACGACTTGTTCGTCGACAAGGTGTTCATCGGCTCCTGCACCAACAGCCGCATTGAAGACATGCGCGAAGCCGCCCAGGTGGTGAAGAAGCTGGGCCAGAAGGTGGCCAAGAACATCAAGCTGGCCATGGTGGTGCCCGGCTCCGGCCTGGTCAAAGAACAAGCCGAGCGCGAAGGCCTGCATGAAATTTTCAAGGCAGCTGGTTTTGAGTGGCGTGAACCCGGCTGCTCGATGTGCCTGGCCATGAACGCCGACCGCCTGGAACCGGGTGAGCGCTGCGCCTCCACCAGCAACCGCAACTTTGAAGGCCGCCAAGGTGCCGGTGGGCGCACCCACCTGGTCAGCCCCGCCATGGCAGCAGCGGCAGCGATCCACGGCCACTTTGTTGACATCCGCCAATTCTCCTGACCCTTCTCAAAAGGAAAGCATCATGAAAACTACCCTCTGCGTTGTGTCTGCCGCTGCCCTGCTATTGTTGTCTGCCTGCAACACCGTCAAAGGCGTGGGTCAGGACCTGCAAAAAGCAGGCGAAAAAATTGAAAGCGCCGCCAAAAAATGAAACACTTCACCCTTCACCAAGGCCTGGTGGCACCGATGGACCGCGAAAACGTGGACACCGACGCGATCATCCCCAAACAATTCCTCAAATCCATCCGCAAGACCGGCTTCGGCCAGAACCTGTTTGACGAATGGCGTTACCTGGATGCCGGTTTCCCGGGACAAGACCCGGCCAGCCGCCGACCGAACCCGGACTTTGTGCTGAATCAGCCGCGCTTCCAAGGCGCGTCGATCCTGCTGGCACGCAAAAACTTTGGTTGTGGCTCCTCGCGTGAACACGCCCCCTGGGCGCTTGACCAGTTTGGCTTTCGCGCCATCATTGCACCCAGTTACGCCGACATCTTCTTCAACAACAGCTTCAAAAATGGTTTGTTGCCCATCGTCTTGAGCGAGGCCCAAGTCAGCCAATTGTTTGACGAGGTGGCAGCCTTCCCCGGCTACACCCTGACGGTGGACCTGGAGCGCCAGGTGGTGATCAAACCCAATGGGGACGAGCTGCCGTTTGACGTCCAGGCGTTTCGCAAATACTGTCTGCTCAACGGCCTGGACGACATTGGCCTGACACTGCGCCATGCCGACAAGATCAAGACCTTCGAGGCCACACGCTTAGCACAAAAACCCTGGCTAGCCCAGACAATGATTGGCTAAGACGCTATTGTTTTTAATAGCGAGTTCGCTGCTTCAACCCCTTGCCCAACGCCACGCTGGCAGCCTACCAGCGCTTGGTGGCCCCAACCTTTTAGAAAGTCAGGAAGATCATGAAGATTGCAGTCTTGCCAGGTGATGGCATTGGTCCGGAAATTGTGGTGGAAGCCGTCAAGGTGCTGCACGCCCTTGACCTGAGTTTTGAGTTGGAAACGGCCCCAGTGGGTGGCGCTGCTTATGCGGCGCTCGGCCATCCGCTACCCGCCTCTACCCTGAAGCTGGCCAAAGACGCTGATGCCATCCTGTTTGGCGCTGTGGGTGACTGGAAGTACGACAACCTGGAGCGCCACCTGCGCCCCGAGCAAGCCATTCTGGGCCTGCGCAAAAACCTGGGCCTGTTCGCCAACTTCCGCCCAGCCATTTGTTACCCGGAGCTGGTGGGCGCCTCCAGCCTCAAGCCCGAACTGGTGGCCGGGCTCGACATCCTGATCATCCGCGAACTCACCGGCGACATCTACTTTGGCCAGCCACGCGGTCGTCGTATTGCCACCGACGGCAACTTCCCCGAGGCCGAAGAAGCCTTCGACACCATGCGTTACAGCCGCCCGGAGATTGAGCGCATCGCCCACGTGGCCTTCCAGGCCGCACGCAAACGCAGCAAACGTGTCACCAGCATCGACAAGGCCAATGTGCTGGAAACCTTCCAGTTCTGGAAAGAGGTGGTCACCGAAGTTGGCCAGCAGTACCCCGATGTGGCGCTGGACCACATGTACGTGGACAACGCCGCGATGCAGCTGGTCAAAGCCCCGAAGAAGTTCGATGTGATCGTCACCGGCAACATGTTTGGCGACATCCTCTCGGACGAAGCCTCCATGTTGACCGGCTCAATCGGCATGCTGCCCTCAGCCAGCCTGAACGCCAGCAACCAGGGCCTGTACGAACCCAGCCACGGCAGTGCGCCGGATATCGCAGGTCAAGGCATTGCCAACCCGCTGGCCACCATCCTCAGTGCCGCCATGATGCTGCGCTTCAGCCTGAACCAGGAAGAAGCCGCGCTGCGCATTGAAAATGCGGTGAAGTCCGTGCTGGCCCAAGGCCTGCGCACCCCCGACATCTACAGCGAAGGCACCACCCGCGTCTCCACCATCGAGATGGGCAACGCCGTGGTCAAAGCGCTGTAAACCTTGCAATTACAATCGTGCCATGCAACACATTCGCATCCTGCCTTCTGATAGCGCCGCTGGCGCTACAGAAGCTGCTTTTGCCGGTGTTGCACTGGCAGGGTCCGCTGTGACCAAAACGACAACCATTACTGGCTGACTCAGCCTGGTTCGTCGCGCCCCTCCCGGCCAGACGAGCCGGGCAGATGAAATCCGAGTATTTCGACAATCTGAAAGGGCATTCTCATGAAAATCGGTAATCTGGTCGGCCTGGTGGGCTGGCGTGGCATGGTGGGTTCGGTCCTGATCGACCGTATGCAGGCTGAAGGTGACTTCGACCTGATCGAACCTTTGTTTTTTTCCACCTCCAACGCAGGTGGCCAAGCACCGGCTCTGGCCAAGAATGAAACCACGTTGCAGGACGCGTACAACATCGACGCCCTGAAACGCTGCGACATCATCATCAGTGCCCAGGGTGGCGACTACACCACCGCCGTATTCCCCAAGCTGCGTGCCGCTGGCTGGAACGGCCACTGGATTGACGCAGCCTCCACCCTGCGCATGGAAAAAGACGCGGTGATCATCCTTGACCCGGTCAACATGCCGGTGATCCAAAATGCACTGAACCAGGGTGGCAAGAACTGGATCGGTGGCAACTGCACCGTGAGTTGTATGCTGATGGGTGTGGGCGCCCTCTACAAGGCCGGTCTGGTGGAATGGATGAGCACCCAGACCTACCAGGCGGCCAGCGGCGGTGGCGCCCAACACATGCGCGAATTGTTGACCCAGTACGGCACGCTCAACGCCGAAGTCAAAGCCCTGCTGGACGACCCCAAGAGTGCCATTCTGGAAATTGACCGCCAGGTCATCGCCAAACAACGCAGCCTGAGTGCGTCTGAAACCGCCAACTTTGGCGTGCCACTGGGCGGCTCGCTGATCCCCTGGATCGACAAGGATCTGGGCATTGGCAAGAGCCATGATGAAGCAGGTTGGGGCCAATCCAAGGAAGAGTGGAAAGGCATGGCCGAGACCAACAAGATTCTGGGCCAAGGCGAAGGTTTTGGCTCCACCGCAATTCCGGTGGACGGGTTCTGCGTGCGTGTGGGCGCCATGCGTTGCCACAGCCAGGCCTTGACCTTCAAGCTCAAAAAGAACGTGCCTAGCGCTGACATCGAAGCGATGATCGCCGCCGACAACCCCTGGGTCAAAGTGGTGCCCAACACCCGCGAAGCCACCATCAAAGACTTGACGCCTGTGGCCGTCACCGGCACCATGACCATCCCCGTGGGCCGTATCCGCAAACTGGCCATGGGGCCGGAGTATGTGGGCGCCTTCACCGTGGGCGACCAATTGTTGTGGGGAGCGGCCGAACCGCTGCGTCGTATGCTGCGGATTTTGTTGCAAGCCTGATTTCAGACTGCACCGGTTTTTAGCGGCCTGACACGCACCCAAGTGCGCGTGTCAGGCCGTTGCCACTCTACAACATAGAATTGCGCTCCCGGCGGTCTTAATGCGCAGACCTTCTGCTAAGAAGCTGACTTAACTTGTCAGGCTAACATATTGATGTTATGGTGCTTTTTTTGTTTCAAGTCCTTGGGCGTGCAGCCCTGAACAGACCACCTTCGGCTGGCTGTAAACCGGAGAGCACAAATTGATTGCGAAGTCTCACCCCTGTCAACTTACCGCTTTGGCAATCGCTGT is a window encoding:
- a CDS encoding entericidin A/B family lipoprotein; protein product: MKTTLCVVSAAALLLLSACNTVKGVGQDLQKAGEKIESAAKK
- the leuB gene encoding 3-isopropylmalate dehydrogenase gives rise to the protein MKIAVLPGDGIGPEIVVEAVKVLHALDLSFELETAPVGGAAYAALGHPLPASTLKLAKDADAILFGAVGDWKYDNLERHLRPEQAILGLRKNLGLFANFRPAICYPELVGASSLKPELVAGLDILIIRELTGDIYFGQPRGRRIATDGNFPEAEEAFDTMRYSRPEIERIAHVAFQAARKRSKRVTSIDKANVLETFQFWKEVVTEVGQQYPDVALDHMYVDNAAMQLVKAPKKFDVIVTGNMFGDILSDEASMLTGSIGMLPSASLNASNQGLYEPSHGSAPDIAGQGIANPLATILSAAMMLRFSLNQEEAALRIENAVKSVLAQGLRTPDIYSEGTTRVSTIEMGNAVVKAL
- the asd gene encoding aspartate-semialdehyde dehydrogenase, with translation MGNLVGLVGWRGMVGSVLIDRMQAEGDFDLIEPLFFSTSNAGGQAPALAKNETTLQDAYNIDALKRCDIIISAQGGDYTTAVFPKLRAAGWNGHWIDAASTLRMEKDAVIILDPVNMPVIQNALNQGGKNWIGGNCTVSCMLMGVGALYKAGLVEWMSTQTYQAASGGGAQHMRELLTQYGTLNAEVKALLDDPKSAILEIDRQVIAKQRSLSASETANFGVPLGGSLIPWIDKDLGIGKSHDEAGWGQSKEEWKGMAETNKILGQGEGFGSTAIPVDGFCVRVGAMRCHSQALTFKLKKNVPSADIEAMIAADNPWVKVVPNTREATIKDLTPVAVTGTMTIPVGRIRKLAMGPEYVGAFTVGDQLLWGAAEPLRRMLRILLQA
- the leuD gene encoding 3-isopropylmalate dehydratase small subunit, coding for MKHFTLHQGLVAPMDRENVDTDAIIPKQFLKSIRKTGFGQNLFDEWRYLDAGFPGQDPASRRPNPDFVLNQPRFQGASILLARKNFGCGSSREHAPWALDQFGFRAIIAPSYADIFFNNSFKNGLLPIVLSEAQVSQLFDEVAAFPGYTLTVDLERQVVIKPNGDELPFDVQAFRKYCLLNGLDDIGLTLRHADKIKTFEATRLAQKPWLAQTMIG